One Gossypium raimondii isolate GPD5lz chromosome 3, ASM2569854v1, whole genome shotgun sequence genomic window carries:
- the LOC128039942 gene encoding uncharacterized protein LOC128039942: MVGRIIRGEVNNVNTYSKSITVNQSGKMVAHQQGLSKQESGIRQNTEKPQFTPILMTYKELYQKLFNAHVVAPHYLSPLQPPYPKWYDTNAQCDYHSGISGHSIENCTAFKKVVEGLIKLGVVKFDDSRSTEGPLPNHDDKGVNMLSEGTGEEVKNDIAKVRTPLKWVWKEMTKRGLVISDLEEGCEMGNYCEFHHKTGHEIQEYERFKALVQSMMDNKEMRFYEDAEERRSICATESGTGTPKINNPVVIISRPKSNEARAQVTPKIVITKPSSFTYKDDKIVPWNYGCNVTIPGKEVEDNMVKEYQEKGSYTRNGKPYDTQAEMPREMTPTVEHRKWKAVESEPLVNGPIKEEEANEFLKFLKHSEYSVVEQLHKQPTRISVLALLLSSEVHRNALMKVLNETYVAEDISVNKLDRLVNNISADNFIFFNDDEIPSGGRGSTKALHITTRC, from the coding sequence ATGGTGGGGAGAATAATCAGAGGTGAAGTAAACAATGTGAACACATACAGTAAATCAATTACGGTGAATCAATCAGGGAAAATGGTTGCTCATCAACAAGGCTTATCAAAACAAGAATCGGGAATAAGGCAAAATACTGAGAAGCCCCAGTTCACTCCCATTCTAATGACATATAAAGAGCTGTATCAGAAgttatttaatgcacatgttgttGCCCCTCATTACTTGAGTCCTCTACAACCCCCGTAtccaaaatggtatgacacAAACGCTCAATGTGACTACCATTCGGGGATTTCAGGacactcaatagaaaattgtaccGCTTTCAAGAAGGTTGTAGAAGGACTTATAAAATTGggtgttgtcaaatttgatgactcACGCAGCACAGAAGGTCCATTGCCCAATCATGATGATAAGGGAGTGAATATGTTGAGTGAAGGTACGGGGGAAGAAGTCAAGAATGACATCGCTAAAGTAAGAACTCCATTGAAATGGGTATGGAAAGAGATGACAAAAAGAGGGTTAGTTATTTCAGATTTGGAGGAAGGGTGTGAGATGGGAAATTACTGtgaattccaccataaaacagggCACGAAATCCAAGAATATGAAAGATTCAAGGCTTTAGTTCAAagcatgatggataacaaggagatgagattctatGAAGACGCGGAAGAAAGGAGGAGCATATGCGCGACAGAGTCGGGAACAGGGaccccaaaaataaataatcctGTAGTTATTATCTCACGCCCTAAGAGTAATGAGGCTAGGGCTCAGgtaacaccaaaaattgtaatcacaaaACCGTCAAGTTTCACATATAAGGATGACAAAATAGTCCCGTGGAATTACGGATGCAATGTGACAATCCCAGGAAAAGAAGTTGAGGAcaatatggtaaaagaatacCAGGAAAAGGGTTCTTATACACGTAATGGGAAACCTTATGACACTCAAGCAGAAATGCCAAGAGAAATGACTCCGACGGTGGAACATAGGAAATGGAAGGCGGTGGAATCTGAGCCATTGGTAAATGGACCAATAAAAGAAGAGGAAGCAAAtgagtttttgaagtttttaaaacaCAGTGAATATAGTGTTGTGGAGCAACTGCACAAACAACCGACCCGTATTTCTGTATTAGCTTTGCTCCTAAGTTCAGAAGTACATCGAAATGCACTGATGAAAGTACTAAATGAAACATACGTGGCCGAGGACATCTCAGTCAATAAATTGGATCGCttggtcaacaatataagtgctgacaattttatcttcttcaacgaTGATGAAATACCGTCTGGAGGTAGGGGTTCTACTAAGGCTCTACACATTACTACCCGATGTTAG